The following nucleotide sequence is from Mucilaginibacter sp. cycad4.
ACCCTGCCGTTACGCTTACAGGCCTATGAAAGGGTTGTACTATTCATTGAAAGGGTTAACCCGGCAAGCTTGCTTATCCGCCTTAACGGATCGGCCGATACTGCTGCCGAATTACAGGCCATCATTATTAATGAGGTACGCAATGAGTTTCAGCATAACATTACGCAGCAAATTTATGTAAGCGCCCGGGTTTGGAATGTGGTGAAAAGGGTAAAGGACGATACTATTAACATGATCAATAACGCGGTGAAGGCATTGCCGCCAAATACCTCAGCGCTTGAGTTGAGTAAAGTGATCCTGGTGCATTTAAGCAAACTGGAAGATAATCCTTATGATGTAGCACTTGGACTGATCAGGCAGGATATGGAAGAATTATACTAAGCTTATGGCCAGGGATAAAAAGATCACCACTACATCGGGTATTGAAATTAAGGAGGTTTATACCGAACCTTCAAATATGAATGAATTGCCCGGTGAGTTCCCTTTTACCCGCGGCATCCAAAAAGATATGTACCGGGGCAAACCCTGGACTATGCGCCAATACGCCGGTTTCTCAACCGCCGAAGAATCAAACAAGCGATATCATTATTTATTAAGCCAGGGTACAAACGGTTTATCAGTAGCGTTTGACCTACCAACACAGATCGGTTATGACTCCGACCACGCCCTTGCGGAAGGTGAGGTGGGCAAGGTAGGGGTAGCGATTGATTCGTTAAAGGATATGGAGACCCTGTTCGCAGGTATCGAGCTGAAAAGCATCACCACCTCCATGACCATCAATGCTACAGCTTCTATTCTGCTGGCCATGTACATTGCCCTGGCAAAAAAACAGGGCGCCGATCTGAAACAGATTTCTGGTACTATTCAGAACGACATATTAAAGGAATACGCAGCCCGCGGTACTTATATATATCCGCCCGCGCCATCTATGCGGCTTATTACCGATGTATTTGAATACTGCAGCAAAGAGGTGCCCAAATGGAACACTATTTCCATATCAGGGTATCACATCCGCGAAGCAGGCTCAACGGCAGTGCAGGAACTGGCATTTACGTTGGCCAACGGTAAAGCCTATTTAAAAGCTGCGCTTGATAAGGGGCTTGATATTAATGTATTTGCCAAACGCCTTTCCTTCTTTTTTAACTGCCACAGTAATTTTTTTGAGGAGATAGCCAAGTTCCGGGCCGCCAGGCGCATGTGGGCGCATATTACCCAACAACTGGGAGCTACCGATCCTGGTGCCCAGAAGCTCCGCTTTCATACGCAAACAGGTGGCTCGACATTAACTGCTCAGCAACCGCTTAATAATATTATAAGGGTAAGTAACCAGGCCATGGCCGCGGTGCTGGGGGGCACGCAATCATTGCATACCAACGGATATGATGAAGCATTGTCGTTACCAACAGAAGCAGCAGCCAAAATAGCATTGCGCACCCAACAGATCATCGCGTTTGAAAGCGGTGTTACCGATACGGTTGACCCGCTTGCCGGGTCCTACTTTATCGAAGCAT
It contains:
- a CDS encoding methylmalonyl-CoA mutase family protein; this encodes MARDKKITTTSGIEIKEVYTEPSNMNELPGEFPFTRGIQKDMYRGKPWTMRQYAGFSTAEESNKRYHYLLSQGTNGLSVAFDLPTQIGYDSDHALAEGEVGKVGVAIDSLKDMETLFAGIELKSITTSMTINATASILLAMYIALAKKQGADLKQISGTIQNDILKEYAARGTYIYPPAPSMRLITDVFEYCSKEVPKWNTISISGYHIREAGSTAVQELAFTLANGKAYLKAALDKGLDINVFAKRLSFFFNCHSNFFEEIAKFRAARRMWAHITQQLGATDPGAQKLRFHTQTGGSTLTAQQPLNNIIRVSNQAMAAVLGGTQSLHTNGYDEALSLPTEAAAKIALRTQQIIAFESGVTDTVDPLAGSYFIEALTDEIEAAAQLYIDKIDAMGGAVKAIEQDYIQQEIAASAYQYQQEIETGEKVIVGVNRFTQPEEAPVNVFRVDDAIRKMQSEKIAELKSTRNREAVEKSLHLLGIAASGTENLMPFIVTSVESYATLGEIADVLRGVFGEY